From the Plectropomus leopardus isolate mb chromosome 18, YSFRI_Pleo_2.0, whole genome shotgun sequence genome, one window contains:
- the LOC121957431 gene encoding LOW QUALITY PROTEIN: sodium-dependent neutral amino acid transporter B(0)AT3-like (The sequence of the model RefSeq protein was modified relative to this genomic sequence to represent the inferred CDS: substituted 1 base at 1 genomic stop codon) translates to MGKTKDCEVEERPKWDNKVQYLLTCIGFAVGLGNIWRFPYLCQIYGGGAFLIPYLIALVFEGLPLLYLELAIGQRLRMGSIGVWRTISPLLGGVGIASMFVSFLVGLFYNTILAWVLWYFFNSFQDPLPWSQCPLNDDLTDYNAECEKSTPVNYFWYRETLNITPDIDTSGSLHWWLVICLASAWCIVYICFIKGIKSMGKVVYVTATFPYLVLTIFLIRALTLPGATDGLVYLFTPDWQILKNPQVWLDAATQIFFSLSVAFGGLISFSSYNPERNNCERDAVLVGVINSATSLYASISIFSILGFKANNAFNSCMEENILTLTNDFEISDQNITVENYNDWIKHLNSSFPGQMANVCHSFXFPSSLKSWLFPSVSGTGLAFIVFTEAVIEMPGSQVWAILFFIMLFSLGLSSMFGNIEGVLNPIKDLKLVPKWMPQELITAAMCLVSFLIALIFTLGSGNYWVEVFNSYVGSVPLLIVAFFEITGVIYVRGMKTFSEDIYFMTGKRPNIFWKVCWMVISPLMLLAVLVSYVVVQAQNHPSYPAWNPAYEHFPETETKPYPDWVFAIIILLCVVPVISIPLVALYKLICRGIMKSSARADLNPYCNDGFEVETPEQKNQKA, encoded by the exons ATGGGCAAAACAAAAGACTGTGAAGTGGAGGAGAGACCCAAATGGGACAACAAGGTTCAGTACCTGCTAACATGTATCGGCTTTGCGGTGGGACTCGGAAACATCTGGCGTTTTCCCTACCTGTGCCAAATCTATGGAGGAG GTGCATTCCTCATCCCCTATCTGATAGCGCTGGTGTTTGAGGGCCTCCCTCTGCTCTACCTGGAGCTGGCTATAGGACAGAGACTCCGCATGGGCAGCATTGGTGTCTGGAGGACCATCTCACCACTACTGGGTGGAGTCG GCATTGCTTCcatgtttgtgtcatttctggTGGGCCTTTTCTATAACACCATCCTGGCCTGGGTGCTCTGGTACTTCTTTAACTCTTTCCAAGACCCCCTGCCATGGAGCCAGTGCCCACTCAATGATGACCTCACAG ACTATAATGCAGAGTGTGAAAAGAGCACTCCAGTAAACTACTTCTGGTACCGTGAGACCCTGAACATCACACCTGACATCGATACCAGCGGCTCCCTGCATTGGTGGTTGGTCATCTGTCTGGCCAGTGCCTGGTGTATCGTCTACATCTGCTTCATCAAAGGCATCAAGTCCATGGGAAAG GTTGTGTATGTGACAGCCACATTTCCTTACCTGGTGCTGACTATTTTCCTCATCCGAGCCCTCACGCTGCCCGGAGCTACTGATGGACTCGTGTACCTCTTCACTCCTGAT TGGCAGATACTGAAGAACCCACAGGTGTGGCTGGATGCTGCAACCCAaatcttcttttctctctctgtggctTTTGGAGGTCTAATATCTTTCTCCAGCTATAATCCAGAGAG AAATAACTGTGAGAGGGATGCTGTTCTAGTAGGAGTAATAAATAGTGCCACATCTCTCTACGCCTCTATTTCCATCTTCTCCATCCTGGGATTTAAAGCAAACAATGCCTTCAATTCTTGTATGGAGGA AAACATCTTGACTCTGACCAACGACTTTGAGATTTCAGACCAGAACATCACAGTGGAGAActataatgactggattaagCATCTAAATAGTTCATTTCCAGGTCAGATGGCCAATGTGTGTCATTCTTTCTAATTTCCCTCTTCCCTTAAATCATGGTTGTTTCCT AGCGTATCAGGTACCGGCCTGGCTTTTATCGTGTTCACTGAAGCAGTGATAGAGATGCCAGGCTCTCAGGTATGGGCCATACTGTTCTTTATCATGCTCTTCAGCTTAGGCCTCTCCTCTATGTTTGGGAACATAGAGGGAGTCCTAAATCCCATAAAGGACCTCAAACTAGTGCCCAAGTGGATGCCACAGGAGCTCATAACAG CGGCCATGTGCTTGGTATCCTTCTTGATTGCTCTCATCTTCACCCTGGGCTCGGGGAACTACTGGGTGGAGGTCTTTAACAGCTATGTGGGCTCTGTACCTCTGCTCATCGTTGCATTCTTCGAGATTACTGGAGTAATTTATGTCCGTGGAATGAAAAC TTTCAGTGAAGACATTTATTTCATGACCGGGAAGAGGCCCAACATCTTCTGGAAGGTGTGCTGGATGGTCATCAGTCCTTTAATGCTCCTGGCGGTGCTTGTTTCCTATGTGGTTGTCCAGGCACAGAACCACCCTTCTTATCCTGCATGGAACCCAGCCTAT GAACACTTCCCAGAAACTGAAACAAAGCCCTATCCAGACTGGGTGTTTGCCATAATCATCCTCCTCTGTGTAGTGCCAGTGATTTCAATCCCTTTGGTGGCTCTCTACAAACTGATCTGCCGTGGCATCATGAAGTCCTCTGCTCGTGCTGACCTAAATCCATACTGCAATGACGGTTTCGAGGTTGAAACACCGGAACAGAAGAAccagaaagcataa